The Gossypium raimondii isolate GPD5lz chromosome 2, ASM2569854v1, whole genome shotgun sequence genome segment ACAGGTGAGACatctcttcccttttttttccttttaatttctttgagtttttgCGTTCTGGGTTTTGGTTGGGTAGCTGATTCAAGTGAGAAAAATGGGTCAAAGGTggaatttttttggttatttatgGTGAATAAACTGATTGCctccaaatttaattttcttgggtttttttctcttgtttcaaaatttttaattttatatctgaAAAAGTTCATCTCATTTGAACTCTATAATTTGGTGAAGTCTAACTACAGTTAAAGTGTTATGTTTGATTCCTTACTGATTGATGTGAATATATGTACTAGCTTTATTCTTTACCTGGATCAATGGGTGTTAATTAGAATTTTCCCTACAAAAAAGTATTCTAGTTTTGCATGATCATATGGTTATGAATACTTGTTTTAGTTTATAGTAGAATGATGGctttttatttgatatgttaTTTATTCATAGATTAATGTAATATGAgattaattttatgatattcttttctttttcctataaaACAGGAAGCATTGGAGGCTCATGATGGTGCTAGTAAGGGGAAATACACCATTGGACTTGGACAAGATTGCATGGCCTTTTGTACAGAAGTGGAAGATGTTATCTCTATGAGGTTAcaaattctacattttataTCTACTCTTCTTATATGTTATTAGCATGACTTAATTCTGTTTTACagtgtgtatatataatgaCTAAGATTTGCATTGTATGGATGGTTGAAATGAACACTTTCTTCGATTTTACTAATGGGGTTATGTTTGATCTGCAGTTTAACAGCTGTTACTTCACTCCTTGCAAAGTATAAGATTGATCCCAAACAAATTGGCCGTCTTGAAGTTGGTAGTGAGACTGTGATCGACAAGAGCAAGTCCATTAAGACCTTCTTGATGCAAATCTTTGAGGTACTCTTCCCCGATCATCACGATTTCTTATCTAGGATAGTTGTCCCTTGCTAGCTGCTAGCCATTATATGGGGTCATTTTGTCAATGGTGTTATATCTATCCGGTCGTTGTGACCTGAACTTTTTTCTTGGGAAAatccatggtccaaccatgttTTATTGCACCCATATCACTCGTAGATATCACCCTGTCCTGTTTGATTGCAGTTCTGTAAGGCGATTTTATTTCTTAGGACGAACTTTGGTGCAATTTATGGTCAAATGCATGTTCTTCACCTTAtgctcttttcttttgttaaacaaGCAGAAATCTGGAAACACTGACATCGAAGGGGTTGACTCGACTAATGCATGCTATGGAGGGACTGCAGCTTTATTTAACTGTGTCAATTGGGTTGAAAGTAGTTCATGGGATGGACGATATGGTCTTGTTGTCTGTACTGACAGTGCGGTATGCTCGTTTCCTGTACTGTTACTGTGAAATTTCCCTATCTTTTTCTGGCTACGGTCTACAAGCGCTGGACTTTTGTTTTCAGGTCTATGCAGAAGGACCTGCCCGGCCTACTGGAGGAGCAGCAGCAATTGCTATGCTAATAGGGCCTGATGCTCCTATTGCTTTTGAAAGCAAATTACGTGGAAGTCATATGTCCCATGCCTACGACTTTTACAAGCCTAACCTTGCTAGTGAATATCCGGTAATGCAACTGAATTGCCCGTTAAGTTTTTCTACTTGTATGAGAAATAATTGTTCATATCATTGTCGTCATCAGAATTATGTATATGATGAAGTTCCCAGgacaaatttcaaaaatgactGTTTATAGCAATCATATAATTACATGATAATCAATTATGCTATTCTTGTTCGTTAAGAATTCTTGTTTCATTAAATGATTCTATCCATTGACATGCATGTCTAGGTTGTCGATGGGAAACTTTCTCAAACATGCTATCTCATGGCTCTCGATACTTGCTACAAATATTTCTGTCACAAGTAAGTCATTTTAGAAGTAATTGAagtattttctctttttccttttcagccGATATATTCTGTTTTCTTTATAAATGTGGAATTTAGACTAGTTATGCTCGGCTAAAGCCACTATGTGTCGCTGCAGGTATGAGAAACTAGAGGGCAAACAGTTCTCTCTTTCTGATGCTGCATACTTCGTATTCCATTCTCCGTATAACAAGGTAGCTAATTTGAGCGGTTATcgataaatcaataaattttctttcatttaataATGGGAATTTTGCAATATCTCTGATAACTTTGTCTGTTTCAACTGCTGCAGCTTGTGCAGAAAAGCTTTTCTCGTTTGTTGTTCAACGACTTCTTGAGGAATGCCaggttttttccttttctttgacGAGTTCAAAGATTATACTTACCATATCATCTCTGTTCGGTGTTATTTACTCGGTTTACATAAATTTGTAGTTCTGTCGATGAAATTACCAAGGAAAAACTGGCTCCATTCTCAACTTTGACCGGTGACGAAAGCTACCAAAGCCGGGATCTTGAGAAGGTCTATTTTGAACTTTCATAACAATTCTAAGATTTGACATGATAGAACTTCATGCTGATACCGATCATTACCGTGCATTTGCAGGCATCCCAACAAGCTTCAAAGTGCCTTTATGATGCCAAGGTGCAACCAACTACCTTGATACCAAAGCAAGTTGGCAACATGTATACTGCATCTCTTTATGCTGCCTTTGCATCCCTTATTCACAACAAAAACAGTGAATTGGTAATTTATTGCATCTCTtttcgaaaataaaaatgaaaatcttcAATCTCAGCTCTATTTCCATTCACATCTGATATATTTAATAACATGCAGGCAGGAAAGCGGGTGATTTTATTCTCTTACGGAAGTGGTTTAACTGCCACAATGTTTTCATTGCGATTCCATGAAGGTCAACACCCCTTTAGCCTATCGAACATTGTATCAGTGATGAATGTAGCCGGGAAATTGAAGTCAAGGCACGAGGTAAATCTTGCACTTCTGTTCTAGCCTGTATAAGAAGTACATGGTCATTATACCACCTTCATTGCCTGAGTTTTGGATTGTAACCGAGTTGTTTTCTGCAGTTTCCCCCTGAGAAGTTTGTTGAGACTATGAAGCTCATGGAGCATAGGTACGGAGCCAAGGATTTCGTGACAAGCAAAGACTGTAGCCTTTTGTCTCCCGGAACATACTACCTCACCGAAGTTGATTCCATGTACCGGAGATTCTACGCAAAGAAGGACGGGGACTTTGCTGCTTGCGATAATGGTTCCGTTGCCAACGGTCATTAGCGGACAGATTTATCATGCCCCCAATGCCATGAAGAAAGCATTTGTGTTAGATGTGTTTGTGAGTACCAAAATACTGGGTTCCTGTGAATGTTAAAAAAGCAAAAATAGTTTGATTCAGCATCAATTTCagcttaaattttcttttttattttattttgtaataagtTATTTTTCTAGAGCCAGTTATGTTAAAACCCAAAGCTAGTTGGCAATCTCTTTGATGATaatataagatatttttatttcagcAGAGCTCCATAGTTGTAGGTTCAAGGGCTATATCTtggtaataaaaatatagtggTAATGTTTTTATGGGACCACTTAAGATTtcagaatgaaaaaaaaaaatcaagtgattAAAACTCTGTAAAGGACTTTTCTGATACCATTCTGACACAACTCTGCAGATTTATTGGTGGAGAGTAGACCCTATCTGTGTTGTTGACAGCTGATGGTCACATGTTCATGGTCATCAAGGGGGACCCTCCACTTGTCATTCTTACACTTCCAACTCAGCTCCCATGCCATGTAAATTGTCTTAAACCAATGAAAAAAAACCGAATCCTCTCAGTATAATGAGAGTGCAATGTATCTTCAAAGAAAAGTGGGGtaattctattcaaattttagaaatgGCATTGTTGCGTTGAGGAAGAGGTTGCCATGAGCCTCCAAAAATTAATCTTTACAGGATAccttagtaaaaaaattaagttaattttgttCTCATAAATTTGATGATTATATCTCAATTTTGGTGGtgcattttaatatttgaatatgaaaattgtttaatcattaaaCCCAACCATTAATACATGAAATAAAGCTTATTTATCCATCTCAGCCAATTAGCTCTTTCCATGTATAATATCATAATTGTCGGCCCAAATAGTTGTTGAGGCTAAGTTATATGCTTGgaaaaaatggttgaaatggttggGAATATCATTTCATCAAATATTGCGATAATTAAGAGTGAATGTTCGATCGAATTGAGTTATATCAAATGAAATTGTTCGAGTGTAACACAATGTTGATTGAAACTATTCGTAATGGGTTGGCTATAGTAAGTAGTGTTGCTGAAGTCAGATAGATTCACGATTGGTGTTCCAAAAATTGGGAAGTTAAATTTCGACATATTCAATGAAATGTCAATAAAGTTGTTGATTGCATAGCTAAGACAGACGGAGGCGTAATTGAGCAGCTGATTATCCTGGAAGATCCTCCGCAGTATGTGAGATGCTGGCTTGAAGAAGATATTAGACAGTCTTCGGTGACTGATGATAATTTTCATTAGGACAAATGCTCGCTTAATTTTCTAAGCTTAtgttcaacaaaaaaaaattgcacatgtcaaattaaaattttgttacagtataattaatttcatattagagcacataaatttaaaaccatatatatttgaaaattttttcaaagcgaaaaaaaaagatactttagtatataaacttgaatcattaattaacttatttaggtcccaaaattattattttagaatattttaaattttaaatttctttatatttttcagattttttaaaaaattataattttttaaaatataaattttaaattttaaaattattttgattttgatttttctaatttttgttgaaagaaagatcaatttgctcattttcaaaattgatagggacCAAAAGGATATTTATACCAATatgttattcaaattgtaaaattcaacttgactcgaactcgaaactcagattacttattcgagtttactcaaataactcaatttgattaactcaaaatttgaatttatttttatttttttctaattgaatcgagttttgcttACTTCTAGCGATAACAAGAATAAAACAGGGACTTAAAAATTGTTTGCATAGTTCAGCTCCTCTAAATTTGTGAAGCCTAATTTAGTGAGAAATATTCACAATTTTTAACACTTACAATGACAATTTCCTCACTTTTACACCTTGAAGATTGATATAGCCATTAAATTTCCTCCTATGAACTTAGCATATAAAACCAcaacataatatattttacaatcaCAATGcacttataaaaaataaagttgctCACTTGAACAGATTAAGTGTTTTATATTTCTGAATAATAACCTATATAAGTCTATCAATTATATAGAACATTTCAAGACTTGTTAATATAGGGGTAAGCAAAACTCAATTTGATTcgaaaaatcttttttttttgaaattttgagctaatcgaatcaagttatttgaattattcaagtcaactcgactaagtaattcgagtttagagttcgaatcgagttgatttttacaattcaaataacatattgGTGTAAATACACTTTTGATCCCtatcaagtttgaaaatgagcaaattcgtctctcaacaaaaattacaaaataaattttaaaattcaaaatatttataaaaaaattccaaaatttatattttaaaattttataaaaatttcaaaaagaaaacctaaaaatatgtaaagaaagtaaaaattaaaattttctagaataataattttgggacctaaataagttaattaatgattcaattttatcaaactataaagttttttttatcattttgctttgaaaaatttcaaatatatttggttttaaatttatatgctATAACATGAGATTAGTTATCttgtaataagattttaatttgtcatgtttaattttttaatttaactcgaacaaattcACTCAATTTGGTTCGACTcgactcaaatttcatttcattcagctagacttgaaaaaatttaaaatcaagttaggatgataaaataagatttgtcAACTCGATTCGAATGAACGTTCACCCCAATGCTAACAAAAGAAGACCTACCAAGCtgaatacaatataataataacaaacaatatatataagGACTCTTGGCATCTAAGATATCAAAGTTCCAATCCAATATCTTCAATCCAAAGCAATTGATAAGTATGATCCAATGTGATCCGATCCCCcataaatatttctttaaatgaTACGATTTTCATTGATGAGCTAGATACATTTCACAATGTCAACATAATCCAAAAATCGGTTCAAATAAATTGCCAATAACACAAATATAGGAACAATTTCCTTCAttctttccatatttttcaacaataatcactaaattttaaataaaaaaagacttTTGTTGCAATTGTTGGAGATGGTTACGATCGGTTTGGTAACGGGATGACAAGCTTTACGTTGGTTTTGATGGAGCCCCATGTTGTTGATACGAGAAGCTTTATCTTGACAAAAATCACTGcactttgataaaatttaattgagtcacATTGCCTGGAGGCCATTTAATGCTTTGGTGATGCCTAGCATAAATCTGTCGAAGTTTGGCTTATTAATTAAGGATTACATTGAAATCTGATTTTCTTCGTATTGGGATGCTAATAAGACGGTTCACTTCATGTTTAGGGTAGCTTAGTTATATACAAACCATCATGATTGGAACACTATTCCCTCTAATCTTGCCTTTGGTTTAGGTGTGCTGATATTTCTGCTACACAATGAGCAGCAGAAGTGAAAACAAGAGTCCCATTCAGATGAAAGGCATCAAAATCACTGACCCAATCACAGAAAACGAGGAAAATTGAGAACAGAAAAGAAACCCCAAAACAATATTACGAGGTTTTCAGCAAATGACAATAATTAATCATGATCCGATGAGTCTTTGACTTTGAAACAAAACATGCAATGAAACCCTATATAAATTCAAGTTTTCATGGAAACTCGACAGATCATAAGTCGCTGAGGATTAAGAGAAAACGAGTCACTATAGGACTCGGGCATCACGGGCAATAGGCGCAAACCTAATTTCTCAATATTTATAACCAGGTAGTTAGTATTATACCGGCAGACATATTATATTTGTACTGATATTAGTACGTACAACTACCAATATATTTGAGTGtactatttcaaatttaaatatcaaataatgaaattaaataaatttaaatataaaatactcatcaattatataaaatattctttaataagGTTTGCAAATACAATTCATCATTaaacaaattcataaataaacaagtaaaacaTATTCCTCAATAAATCCAacgtaaataaaaaattattttacttgtcTTGATTGGTAGATCATATTTCGATTGGTACAGTAAATCAATTGATACATACCGATACAATcaataccaatcaaaattttttaatctgACTTTTGTatagaatttgtaaattttaatgataattttgataatatttgtagtttaatttggtaaactAATACAAAGTAGTATTTAGATAAAGTCGGATTCTCTATAACAACCACTCTTTGTAGcgacattttattataataattaagtttgttgtagaattaatattttatgttttatttttgttatctaTAACAACTTTTCATCTATAATAGTAACCACCATGTGAAGCACACTCTTTATTAAAATAGTTCTTTATAATAACCTCTTGTCACatgttttagtaaaattaattttatttcttaagttaaataaaataaataaattttagttgaaatgcTATTtcaataagaattttaaaatttatataaaatatataaacaatattttattaagtaaatataatatttaataaatgaaattatatttataaaatttattaaagatttgATCTAAATCtcactaattattattattattaatatattataatttttagatttgaaattttaagaaaatttaaatatgatctaaatattaaatatagatGCTGTTATGGGTATATAACTACCTCTCTATAACATTCAAAAATTTGAgcgataaaatattaaatcaaataattgcaTTATCTAATACAAATTTATTCTATAATGTCATCttcaaaattgaacttatgtCCTCTCATTGAAAATACAATGTGTATTGAAATATGACTTTTGATGGTATTTAAATAActgttaaaatatgccatattatttataaatttagaattttatttttatttttattttaagaattcaatcattttacttttcaagcttcaaaattcaagtccaattgtaaacaatattaaaattatttcattaaatttaaaaatcacattctaaccaaaattagaaaaataaagaggctacattcttaaaaataaatttgtgaagAATATAAAGAATGATGGCATAGTTTAaccttgaataaatctataaataggcaaTTTCCATAACCTTTTTGGAAAGTGGTTCTAGTTTATGGTATTAAATTGGGTATTTTGCAAAcccaatttcaattcaaaatgaAACTTTTTGACCAAAATATCTACCACATTAAGGTGTTGTGCtaaatgaaacaagaaaaatagagtAAATTGAACATGAGCCAAAAGATGAAGCCAAGCAAAGGAGGcaaataccaaatataaaactcaaaatGCATATTCATAACCAGATAAAACCATTTCCAACTGACTTATTCAAATGTTCATATATGAATACAACATTCAAATACAAAATACCAGCGATCTTTCGTGTCATCTGGGAAGAGGCATGCGTGCGTATTGGCCGAGGTTATCACCATCCATATCGACCCACACGAACCAAATTCATAAACAAGATgataaaaagaagaggaaatCAATGAATTCATAACCTAAAATCTCAAGCTCAAATAGTCTCACATAGTCTACCTTTGAAGACAAACTTTTTATCAGGCAAAGTAACTGATCAAGCTCCACCAGTCTTCTTATTCGGTTCGAATACATACTTAATAAGAGACTCTTTAATCGAAAGGAGCTCAGGGAATTCTGTCTTCAATTTGGTGGCATCGAGTTCGTTGTTGCTTCTCGGGGCTACGATAACTTTGGCCTGCTCCTCGAGATTGAAGTTCTTCCAGGTGAAGTTAGGGTCAATGTAGTCACGGTACATTTCTAATATCTCATTGTGACTGACCACTCCCGGGTTTGTAAAGTTCCAAATTCCGGTCAAGTTCCTCTTTCCCATCTCGATGGAAATCGGAAGAAGCTCATCGAGGATGGTCATCGAGTTAGGAATGTTAACCACTTTATCGTACCGAGTGATTTTTGTGATGAAGTTTCGGGGATTGGCTAAATCCGATGAAATAGGCATCCTAACTCGCAAGGTacatacattttcataattcttGAGCAATTCCTCCACCTTTTTTTGAATCATTAACAAAGATCCCATTATTAGAACAAGAGCACAATTCAGATCTAAATACATTAAACTACAACAAAAGGAAGGCAAAGGTAAAAATACCATAAAGGCCCCTGTACTAAGAGTCGAGTTGCATTTTAcccctttactcaaaaaatgacaaattattccctatatgttaaattaaagagcaaactgatctttttgttaaattagtttttatggTTAAAAACTGATCTTTACAatacaaatagatgaaattttaacaaaaaagaccAATTAGCTTTTGATCTTAtttacaaggactaatttgcccatttttcaAATAGCGGGGCAAAATGCAATGTAACTCTTTAGTATAGATTAATACAGGGCCTTGCAATGCAGATCCAAGTGAGATCAATACCGATAGATGCAATAAGCAAATATGAATACTTTGAATGtgaaaacaatgaaattatcaataaaGATTAGAACTTTCTTGCATTAAACAAACAAATCGATCaatcataaacaaaacccaacaacATTTCAATGAAATCACAAGATCTGAAAGGATACCCATATGAAAAAGAACAgatcaaataaacaaattatcaGATCTAATAACATAATTGAAGCTTTGCTTACCATAGCCTTGGTCTTAGAATAAAAGGAACCGGTGAAATTCGGAGTATCCTCTTCCTTAAACCCGAAACCCGTTCCGATCTGATGAGCCTCATCGTACTCAAAGATGCAACCTGTAGCATAATTAATCAAGATGAGGCCTTTGTCTCTGCAAACGTCAGCGAGGGTAAGGGTCCCGACCACATTGGTTCTGATGGTCTCCACCTTATGGGATTCGCACCAATCGACATTCGGACGACCGGTGACACCGGCGGCATTGAATACATGGGTCGGTTTCACGTTGGCTATGTCGGACTCAAGCGAAATCCGGTTCTCCAAACGGCCGGAGCCGTACTCGTAATCGATTCCCTGGGATTCGCAGAGTTTGCCTAATAAACCACCGATCCAACCAGTTCGACCGTAGATCAGGAACTTCAATGGTTTGTCCGATGAGCCATTAGCCGGAAACCCCATCacttatttagaattttttttttgaatttttgggttGAAAATGCAGGGTTTGAATTTGAGGGAGTGGGCACTTCAcagatatatatttatatacacagaaatGATGAGGCCATtaactttttacttaatttttctcTTAGTTCCTGtactctttataattttaaaattagtccttctttttttccaaaaatttacTCCCTCCCTACGCTGCTtactaattttcattaaatttaaatatgtatagattttaaattttttaaataagatatttaaatttaaaaaatcaattaataattctTTCGACCAATTGGGCGGATCGAATATCAAATCAgacttttattgttttataaatataaagaattttagttaaaatatactctaaatcaattttttattccaagtatttagttttttatttttaaaatttaaaatacaaatctaattattaattttattttcgttatttcaaaatgtcatgtcagtaaatttaacaaaaatttattccGTTACcaattaaatattctataaaataaataaatcaaattcctaaaaataataataaattaaatttcagaTAATAAAACgaattttagtataaaattgTAAAGCTCATCATGATTCATGAGCTTAAAAGTCGCTTCCACATTTGTGTTCTGTTATTGGTTTTTCTTAATGGAATAAAAAtatcctctctttttctttcagaatattttttaagattaaTCCCATTATAAATTGTTAtcataattactattttttatgtaatacCTAAAACTGTATATTTCTCTcctcaacttttaaataaaaaaaataatgtgtTTCAACACACTTAAATTTAAGTCCTCCTACAATCGAcaacaatatcaatatcaatcaaattaagactcaatGATAATACACAAACTTTATTTATCACTtactaatcataattaatttatataaaagaaaaagaaatactaATATTTGAGTTGATATTTGCCTTTCTacctctatattttaattttaattttgttttcgttttctttttcttattttctctaataaagttaataatatGAGGTAAGGAGGACgtaatttgtaataattttaaatgtgatCATTACATCATGCATTATTAATAGagtaaattatatcattaatcattaaattataggtaagtttttattttagtcacttaaaaaaagttacaattttgtaattaaattattcaaaaattttcatttaagtcacagACGGTTAAAATTACTGCTATATGACTTTCTTTATTTGCATTGTCTACATAAATCAAAAGCTCTATTTCTCCTcctcttttacaattcaatttttttcatgaactTTAGAAGTCACGGATCTGTAAACCAAAATTGAAACaacttttttcttcaatttccgACACTGACCGTCAACTCAACTTAGatttaaggtatgttcttctataTACTGATCATTGAATCATCCCTTAGAGCTCGGTCATGAAACTTTAAAAAGCAAAAACTTAACATcccaataatttaaataaaattttttgaatagttcagtgactcaaataaaattttttgaataatttaataactaaattattaatttttttaaaattaaaagatgaaaataaaaatttatctataatttagtgactaataatataatttacgataaaaatttaagatcgaagattcatatttttgttagatttcATATCGtacacaacaacaaaaaaaaaggtcatatagttaattaataa includes the following:
- the LOC105789162 gene encoding hydroxymethylglutaryl-CoA synthase, with amino-acid sequence MAKNVGILAMDIYFPPTCVQQEALEAHDGASKGKYTIGLGQDCMAFCTEVEDVISMSLTAVTSLLAKYKIDPKQIGRLEVGSETVIDKSKSIKTFLMQIFEKSGNTDIEGVDSTNACYGGTAALFNCVNWVESSSWDGRYGLVVCTDSAVYAEGPARPTGGAAAIAMLIGPDAPIAFESKLRGSHMSHAYDFYKPNLASEYPVVDGKLSQTCYLMALDTCYKYFCHKYEKLEGKQFSLSDAAYFVFHSPYNKLVQKSFSRLLFNDFLRNASSVDEITKEKLAPFSTLTGDESYQSRDLEKASQQASKCLYDAKVQPTTLIPKQVGNMYTASLYAAFASLIHNKNSELAGKRVILFSYGSGLTATMFSLRFHEGQHPFSLSNIVSVMNVAGKLKSRHEFPPEKFVETMKLMEHRYGAKDFVTSKDCSLLSPGTYYLTEVDSMYRRFYAKKDGDFAACDNGSVANGH
- the LOC105789163 gene encoding bifunctional dTDP-4-dehydrorhamnose 3,5-epimerase/dTDP-4-dehydrorhamnose reductase; this translates as MGFPANGSSDKPLKFLIYGRTGWIGGLLGKLCESQGIDYEYGSGRLENRISLESDIANVKPTHVFNAAGVTGRPNVDWCESHKVETIRTNVVGTLTLADVCRDKGLILINYATGCIFEYDEAHQIGTGFGFKEEDTPNFTGSFYSKTKAMVEELLKNYENVCTLRVRMPISSDLANPRNFITKITRYDKVVNIPNSMTILDELLPISIEMGKRNLTGIWNFTNPGVVSHNEILEMYRDYIDPNFTWKNFNLEEQAKVIVAPRSNNELDATKLKTEFPELLSIKESLIKYVFEPNKKTGGA